One genomic segment of Pseudomonas fortuita includes these proteins:
- a CDS encoding OmpA family protein yields the protein MSVTSKAALPLLVAASLLAGCATHSDGGAPLNQRTWPICSLLGGLVGGGLGAIESSTWAAGGGALGAIAGGLICYAQDGDEDGDGIFDRRDHCPDTPANTAVDHMGCPLKEYPAAPPATVPEPSPEVIILDDNGAVMFAFDSADLTSAAQQRLQGLVAKLDSPTIAKVSVIGHTDNVGSDSYNQALSERRASSVAEYLISQGLEPGKVTSQGRGESEPVTDNESEEGRARNRRVELHLN from the coding sequence ATGAGTGTGACGTCGAAGGCGGCGCTGCCGCTGTTGGTGGCTGCCAGCCTGCTCGCGGGCTGTGCAACCCACAGCGATGGTGGCGCGCCGCTCAACCAAAGGACCTGGCCCATCTGCAGCCTGCTGGGAGGCCTGGTCGGGGGCGGCCTGGGCGCTATTGAAAGCTCCACTTGGGCCGCAGGTGGCGGCGCTCTGGGCGCCATTGCCGGGGGGTTGATCTGTTACGCCCAGGACGGTGACGAAGATGGCGACGGCATTTTCGACCGCCGCGATCATTGCCCCGATACTCCCGCCAACACTGCAGTCGACCATATGGGTTGCCCGCTGAAGGAGTACCCCGCAGCGCCGCCTGCCACTGTACCTGAGCCCTCGCCGGAGGTGATCATCCTCGATGACAACGGCGCGGTGATGTTTGCCTTCGATTCCGCCGACCTGACCTCGGCGGCGCAGCAACGGCTGCAAGGCCTGGTGGCGAAACTCGACTCACCGACCATCGCCAAGGTGAGCGTGATCGGACACACCGACAACGTGGGTTCCGACAGCTACAACCAGGCGCTTTCCGAGCGCCGTGCCAGCAGCGTTGCCGAGTACCTTATCAGCCAGGGCCTGGAACCGGGCAAGGTCACCAGCCAGGGCCGTGGAGAAAGCGAGCCTGTCACTGATAACGAAAGCGAGGAGGGCCGCGCGCGCAACCGACGAGTGGAGCTGCACCTCAACTGA
- a CDS encoding OmpA family protein, protein MSIVRTALPLVLLTSVLTGCAGLQKTDWPKCAAVGGVGGAALGAIESSSWAGWGALLGGGLAAGYCWAHGDGDEDGDGVPDSRDKCPGTPRGVQVDANGCPPEPVAVVEEVVVQKEEVIVIRDVHFEFDSARLTARDKERLNTIATRLKQEAPSARLSVSGHTDSVGSDSYNQKLSERRAHSVTDYLVESGVPRSSFVSVVGAGETQPVADNATAEGRAMNRRTEIKIQR, encoded by the coding sequence ATGAGCATAGTACGCACAGCGTTACCCCTGGTACTGCTCACCAGTGTGTTGACTGGTTGTGCAGGTTTGCAGAAAACCGACTGGCCGAAATGTGCCGCCGTCGGGGGTGTAGGTGGCGCCGCATTGGGCGCTATTGAAAGTTCCAGCTGGGCTGGCTGGGGTGCGTTGTTGGGCGGTGGCCTGGCGGCGGGCTATTGCTGGGCCCATGGCGATGGTGACGAGGATGGCGACGGCGTGCCGGACAGCCGTGACAAGTGCCCGGGCACACCCCGTGGTGTGCAGGTCGATGCCAACGGCTGCCCGCCTGAGCCGGTAGCAGTGGTGGAGGAAGTGGTGGTGCAGAAGGAAGAGGTCATCGTCATCCGCGATGTGCACTTCGAGTTCGATTCTGCACGCCTGACCGCCCGTGACAAAGAGCGCCTCAACACCATTGCCACGCGCCTGAAGCAGGAAGCGCCCTCCGCCCGCCTGAGCGTCAGCGGCCATACCGACAGCGTTGGCTCCGATAGCTACAACCAGAAACTGTCCGAGCGTCGGGCCCACTCGGTGACCGATTACCTGGTCGAGAGCGGTGTACCGCGCAGCAGCTTCGTTTCGGTGGTCGGCGCTGGTGAAACCCAGCCGGTGGCGGACAATGCCACGGCCGAGGGGCGTGCCATGAACCGCCGTACCGAAATCAAGATCCAGCGGTAG
- a CDS encoding DUF6231 family protein: MTDGFSQRTPQQALAALLERFTPQRLLLVGTRFPALDAFAQAHPQVTIATAAPGPLPAELAAQRFDLAVLVDCLEHLPKRTGLELLGGIRNLNASRVAVLTDLTACGWQDTDFFALALSASEKFRRDQQVLSLFTYDLHDYKQVPDWLNARFWANPENFGKYWW; the protein is encoded by the coding sequence ATGACCGACGGTTTTTCCCAACGCACCCCGCAGCAGGCCCTCGCGGCCCTGCTCGAACGCTTCACCCCACAACGCCTGCTGCTGGTCGGCACGCGCTTTCCGGCGCTGGATGCCTTCGCCCAGGCGCACCCCCAGGTGACTATTGCCACTGCAGCCCCGGGCCCGCTGCCGGCCGAACTGGCGGCACAACGCTTTGACCTGGCGGTGCTGGTGGACTGCCTGGAACACCTGCCCAAGCGCACCGGCCTGGAACTGCTCGGCGGCATTCGCAACCTCAATGCCAGCCGGGTCGCGGTGCTGACCGACCTGACCGCCTGCGGCTGGCAAGATACTGACTTCTTTGCCCTGGCCCTGTCGGCCAGCGAGAAATTCCGCCGTGACCAGCAGGTATTAAGCCTGTTCACCTATGATCTACATGACTACAAGCAGGTCCCGGACTGGCTCAACGCCCGGTTCTGGGCCAATCCTGAAAACTTCGGCAAGTACTGGTGGTGA
- a CDS encoding YchJ family protein, whose protein sequence is MSVSVCPCGSGNLLDACCGHYHAGTPAPDAQALMRSRYSAYVLGLVDYLVATTLPAQQADLDKAAMAAWSAQSTWLGLEVEGAEVLGGQPEHGFVTFTARWHDQDGDHQHRERSAFVQHAGRWYFIDPTVGLKAGRNDPCPCASGQKFKKCCASYVGS, encoded by the coding sequence ATGAGTGTCTCGGTCTGCCCTTGCGGCAGTGGCAACCTGCTCGACGCCTGTTGCGGGCATTACCATGCCGGCACCCCGGCACCCGATGCCCAGGCGCTGATGCGCTCACGCTACAGTGCCTACGTGCTGGGCCTGGTCGACTACCTGGTCGCCACCACCCTGCCGGCCCAGCAAGCCGACCTGGACAAAGCCGCCATGGCTGCCTGGAGCGCCCAGAGCACCTGGCTGGGGCTGGAGGTGGAAGGCGCCGAAGTGCTGGGCGGCCAGCCGGAGCACGGGTTTGTCACCTTCACCGCACGCTGGCACGACCAGGATGGCGATCACCAGCACCGTGAACGTTCGGCGTTCGTCCAGCATGCCGGGCGCTGGTACTTCATCGACCCTACGGTCGGGCTGAAGGCCGGGCGTAACGACCCTTGCCCTTGCGCCAGCGGGCAGAAGTTCAAGAAATGCTGCGCCAGTTACGTGGGGAGCTGA
- a CDS encoding LEA type 2 family protein: MMTRARLLMPCTLMACLALLAGCASWGGDDWREPEVHLIEVETVKARLLEQEFVLHVRVDNPNDSRLFIRNLSYAIRLNDLLLVQDEASVWRSVGGHARRTFKITARTNLWQHLKPLAKLLRSKQPLHYTLQGELATGLLIHRDLHLSRSGEIIPGDHIPE, from the coding sequence ATGATGACCCGCGCCCGTCTGCTAATGCCCTGCACCCTGATGGCATGCCTGGCGTTGCTGGCGGGCTGCGCCAGTTGGGGGGGTGACGACTGGCGCGAACCCGAAGTGCACCTGATCGAGGTCGAAACGGTCAAGGCCAGGTTGCTGGAGCAAGAGTTCGTGCTGCACGTGCGGGTCGACAACCCCAATGACAGCCGCCTGTTCATCCGCAACCTGTCGTATGCAATACGCCTCAACGACCTGCTGCTGGTACAGGATGAAGCCAGCGTATGGCGCAGCGTGGGCGGGCACGCCCGACGCACCTTCAAGATTACCGCGCGAACCAACCTGTGGCAGCACCTCAAGCCACTGGCCAAGCTGCTCAGAAGCAAGCAGCCGCTGCATTACACCCTGCAGGGCGAGCTGGCGACCGGGCTGCTCATCCATCGGGACCTGCACTTATCGCGCAGTGGTGAGATAATCCCCGGCGATCACATCCCGGAGTAA
- a CDS encoding SEC-C metal-binding domain-containing protein has translation MSQQPHVHGPDCNHDHDHDHHHDHGHVHGPHCNHGHQEPVRNALKDVGRNDPCPCGSEKKFKKCHGA, from the coding sequence ATGTCCCAACAACCTCACGTTCATGGCCCTGACTGCAACCACGACCATGATCATGACCACCACCACGATCATGGCCATGTACACGGCCCGCACTGCAACCACGGCCACCAGGAGCCGGTACGCAACGCCCTGAAGGACGTTGGCCGTAACGACCCTTGCCCTTGCGGTAGCGAGAAAAAGTTCAAGAAGTGCCACGGCGCCTGA
- a CDS encoding pyridoxal-phosphate dependent enzyme — MSELISVSERIYTKLEMNNPGGSHKYRAARLIVEHALRNGDIIPGVTTVIEKTGGSFGFGLLAACHKYQVAVELAVGLGFSQTKRDLLECFGARLIGKELLVAGATPKDVVMHHLDNQVALGKSYFYTDQFNNPVGIEAHRYQTASELAVQLTNVGAGREILFVGCAGTGASFTGITLGLKDHGFEVSTVLVDPSGCDSRAGVFTDHRFEGMAVGVCPPFMDWSLVDERAQVQHAEMLAAQRWFYMQSGIFVGNTAAACLAVAQRMAQHPRYAATTLVTIAYDAGLWYQDLLGATRRKAA; from the coding sequence ATGAGCGAACTCATCAGCGTCAGCGAACGCATCTACACCAAACTGGAAATGAACAACCCAGGCGGTAGCCACAAGTACCGGGCAGCCCGGCTCATCGTGGAACATGCCTTGCGCAATGGCGACATCATCCCAGGTGTGACGACGGTCATCGAAAAAACCGGTGGCAGTTTCGGTTTCGGCTTGCTGGCGGCCTGCCACAAATACCAGGTTGCCGTGGAGCTGGCGGTAGGGCTTGGCTTCAGCCAGACCAAACGGGACTTGCTGGAGTGTTTTGGTGCCAGGCTGATCGGCAAGGAATTGCTGGTGGCCGGTGCCACGCCCAAGGATGTCGTGATGCATCACCTGGATAACCAGGTCGCGCTGGGCAAGTCCTATTTCTATACCGATCAATTCAACAACCCGGTGGGCATTGAAGCCCATCGTTACCAGACGGCCAGCGAACTGGCCGTGCAATTGACCAACGTCGGGGCTGGGCGGGAAATCCTGTTTGTCGGCTGCGCCGGCACTGGCGCAAGTTTTACAGGTATTACCCTGGGGCTGAAGGACCACGGTTTCGAGGTGTCGACGGTGTTGGTCGACCCCAGCGGTTGTGATTCAAGGGCGGGTGTGTTCACCGACCATCGCTTTGAAGGCATGGCGGTGGGTGTTTGCCCACCCTTCATGGACTGGTCGCTGGTGGACGAACGGGCTCAGGTGCAGCACGCCGAAATGCTGGCCGCACAGCGCTGGTTCTACATGCAAAGTGGCATTTTCGTGGGGAATACCGCCGCAGCCTGCCTCGCTGTTGCCCAGCGCATGGCACAGCACCCGCGGTATGCCGCGACCACCCTGGTCACCATCGCCTATGACGCGGGGCTCTGGTACCAGGACTTGCTGGGGGCGACCCGGCGAAAGGCCGCGTAG
- a CDS encoding MFS transporter produces MNSTLPRRTYLYFSAQSINLTTAVMSVTMAAIVGAALAPAAAWSTVPYGFQFLCLMLATYPVSRLMSRIGRKKAFMLGAIPLAASGISGYLAVEYQQFQLLVLSHSALGVYIAFANFNRFAATDNLAQSLKPKALSLVVAGGVIAAVVGPTLTEWLRDVGGYPLFSLCYASFVGLAVISLMIAVCLPNDAGTAKARQHAEKSATPRAEPFSPAVKVAMAVAALSYGIMNLLMIQASMHMKHMHEDFSDVRLAIQWHVVAMFAPSFFTGAIIQKLGIKTTICAGLALLIGCSALNIWSHSYAMMTLALIALGLGWNLTYVGGGALLAQALQNSPAAMQMQGKNDLAIAILATVGAFSPSLLLSTVGWDGTNAICMALCIGLLFATAGLLQNKACLHTSMEGSRK; encoded by the coding sequence ATGAACAGCACACTCCCGCGGCGGACCTACCTGTACTTCAGCGCACAGTCGATCAACCTGACGACCGCCGTCATGTCCGTGACCATGGCCGCCATTGTCGGTGCGGCCTTGGCACCCGCTGCTGCGTGGTCCACCGTGCCCTACGGGTTCCAGTTCCTGTGCCTGATGCTGGCGACCTACCCCGTCTCCAGGTTGATGAGCCGTATCGGTCGCAAGAAGGCCTTCATGCTGGGGGCGATCCCTTTGGCGGCTTCTGGTATCAGCGGTTATCTGGCTGTGGAGTACCAGCAGTTCCAGCTGCTGGTGTTGAGCCATTCGGCGTTGGGCGTGTATATCGCCTTTGCCAACTTCAACCGCTTCGCGGCCACTGACAATCTGGCCCAGAGCCTCAAGCCCAAAGCCCTTTCACTGGTTGTGGCGGGGGGCGTGATTGCCGCAGTGGTGGGGCCGACACTGACCGAATGGCTCAGGGACGTTGGCGGGTACCCGCTGTTTTCGCTGTGTTATGCCTCGTTTGTTGGCCTGGCGGTGATTTCGCTGATGATTGCCGTTTGCCTGCCCAACGATGCCGGCACCGCCAAGGCTCGTCAGCACGCGGAAAAATCGGCCACTCCCCGCGCCGAACCGTTCAGCCCGGCCGTGAAAGTTGCCATGGCGGTGGCGGCACTGAGCTACGGGATCATGAACCTGCTCATGATTCAGGCATCGATGCACATGAAACACATGCATGAGGACTTCTCTGACGTGCGCCTGGCAATCCAGTGGCATGTGGTAGCCATGTTTGCACCGTCGTTTTTCACCGGCGCAATCATCCAGAAGCTGGGCATCAAGACCACTATCTGTGCCGGGTTGGCCCTGTTGATCGGATGCTCGGCGCTGAATATCTGGTCGCACAGCTACGCCATGATGACCCTGGCGCTGATTGCCCTCGGGCTGGGCTGGAACCTGACCTATGTGGGCGGCGGCGCATTGCTGGCCCAGGCGCTGCAGAACAGCCCGGCAGCGATGCAGATGCAGGGCAAGAACGACTTGGCCATTGCCATATTGGCAACCGTCGGAGCCTTCAGCCCCTCACTGTTGCTGAGCACGGTTGGCTGGGATGGCACCAACGCTATCTGCATGGCCCTTTGCATCGGTTTGCTTTTCGCCACTGCTGGCCTGCTGCAGAACAAGGCCTGCCTGCACACTTCCATGGAAGGTAGCCGCAAATGA
- a CDS encoding alanyl-tRNA editing protein yields the protein MNALNYEVLRNTEKLYYKDQYLAGASTQVTRVHSDGIELQSTVAYPEGGGQEADVGTIELPIGTVRFVWVKKLYGSPIRLEGFKGGKLGGIIIHSLHPDDLHLLDEVTVGMPARVTIDTERRERLTLSHSASHFLYAAAISLREELKQWTIGCHIKEDSARFDFLVEDAFTAEDVVEIERRANELIACNAPIEHYAVQGLEDARLWTYNGIEIPCGGTHLESPGRIGRLSVRRKRLGKGKERLICVFPDAEIDLSTYHEPAL from the coding sequence ATGAATGCTCTGAACTATGAAGTGCTACGCAATACTGAAAAGCTGTATTACAAAGACCAGTATCTGGCGGGCGCAAGTACGCAAGTAACGCGGGTGCACAGTGACGGTATCGAGTTGCAAAGTACCGTGGCCTATCCAGAAGGTGGTGGCCAGGAGGCAGACGTCGGCACCATTGAACTACCGATCGGTACCGTGCGCTTTGTCTGGGTAAAAAAACTTTATGGCAGCCCTATTCGCCTGGAAGGTTTCAAGGGCGGAAAACTGGGCGGCATCATTATTCACAGCCTGCACCCTGATGACTTGCATCTGCTGGACGAAGTCACCGTTGGCATGCCGGCCCGCGTCACTATCGATACTGAACGGCGCGAACGGTTGACGCTGTCTCACAGTGCCAGTCACTTCCTGTATGCCGCGGCGATCAGCCTGCGAGAAGAATTGAAACAGTGGACCATCGGCTGCCACATCAAGGAAGACTCTGCGCGGTTCGATTTTCTGGTTGAGGACGCCTTCACTGCCGAAGACGTGGTTGAGATAGAGCGGCGTGCAAATGAGCTGATCGCCTGCAATGCGCCCATCGAGCACTACGCGGTGCAGGGCCTGGAAGACGCGCGGTTGTGGACCTACAACGGCATCGAAATCCCGTGTGGCGGCACACACCTTGAGTCGCCTGGTCGCATCGGGCGCCTATCCGTGCGGCGCAAACGCCTGGGCAAGGGCAAAGAGCGGCTGATCTGTGTGTTCCCGGATGCCGAAATCGATCTGTCCACCTATCACGAGCCTGCACTATGA